The following proteins are co-located in the Telopea speciosissima isolate NSW1024214 ecotype Mountain lineage chromosome 9, Tspe_v1, whole genome shotgun sequence genome:
- the LOC122638969 gene encoding B3 domain-containing protein At2g33720-like, whose product MKVLKKRRDGEEQKEEDPLELKLYRDPWIVKKNLTASDLYHLSRIILPSDQVEKHVLPFLNPCEIHGVVQSFRGLNVWVYDLDTGTRHLLSFKKWNSNHSYKLGLNWIKEFVKRRELRTGDLIGMLWDPSTRGFCFSVLKRSPLPPDGAAAAEPVVAVVATATPPPPDPKLCEFARKRLRLSPPVPDNDDPI is encoded by the coding sequence atgaaagtactGAAGAAAAGGAGAGACGGAGAGGAGCAGAAGGAGGAGGATCCATTGGAGTTGAAGTTGTACAGGGATCCATGGATTGTCAAGAAAAACCTCACGGCCAGTGATCTCTATCATCTTAGCAGAATTATATTGCCAAGCGATCAGGTGGAGAAGCATGTCCTTCCATTCCTAAACCCTTGTGAAATCCATGGTGTGGTACAGAGCTTTAGAGGACTCAATGTCTGGGTTTACGATTTGGATACAGGCACACGCCATTTGTTGAGTTTCAAGAAGTGGAACAGCAACCACTCTTACAAGCTTGGTTTGAATTGGATTAAAGAATTCGTGAAGAGGAGAGAGCTTCGAACAGGGGATCTGATTGGGATGCTATGGGACCCTTCCACCAGGGGATTCTGTTTTTCTGTACTCAAGAGATCTCCTCTTCCTCCAGATGGTGCCGCCGCTGCTGAACCAGTAGTCGCAGTAGTCGCAACAGCAACTCCTCCACCTCCGGATCCTAAACTTTGTGAATTCGCACGCAAACGCCTCCGTCTAAGCCCACCTGTGCCTGACAATGACGACCCAATATGA